A region from the Bacteroidota bacterium genome encodes:
- a CDS encoding T9SS type A sorting domain-containing protein — MKTYILVYFICAAFILSGCVSNSSPDEPLPTLSNTLEKNVGSINIEEYISEKPELKDTVLTAEIKISPLTEKVSDAVLPNVSLNNEALKSERSQILEKKINEEIERQLLLNPELPSLLTAAEIYEQTTIQLFTGLSEATGGETFMIDNADYVVRIIKEIIKNYLTDKTDFVFMVDRTTSMDDDIDAIKESINKIINALENFKDVKVGFTFYADKNTDGGRWFKMHKLDKDLNVAKHIINTTFTYGGGFDLPESVNDAIVKTIDEMNWTTGRRRMILLIGDAPSLEPPLSTYTLSQVIGRAVNAEVTMNFYPVIIGLQQDINGIFKKEDPFSLADNINITIAPNPATNYTLIKTDVIADYKLEVFNIHGGLIYSKEFTDNNISILTDAYSTGVYITRLINTTTKESATQKFVVKH, encoded by the coding sequence ATGAAAACTTATATCCTGGTCTATTTTATATGTGCTGCTTTTATTTTGTCGGGTTGTGTCAGCAATTCATCTCCTGACGAGCCACTTCCTACACTTTCCAATACCTTAGAAAAAAATGTTGGGTCGATCAATATAGAGGAATACATTTCGGAAAAACCTGAATTAAAGGATACTGTTTTAACAGCTGAAATTAAAATTTCACCATTAACTGAAAAAGTATCGGATGCAGTTTTACCTAATGTATCACTAAACAATGAGGCATTAAAAAGTGAAAGGTCTCAGATCTTAGAAAAAAAGATCAATGAAGAAATTGAACGGCAGCTATTATTGAACCCGGAATTACCTTCTCTACTTACAGCTGCCGAAATTTATGAGCAGACCACCATCCAATTATTCACGGGTTTATCGGAAGCCACAGGTGGTGAAACATTTATGATAGACAATGCTGATTATGTTGTTAGAATAATTAAAGAAATAATTAAAAATTATCTGACAGATAAAACTGATTTTGTTTTTATGGTAGATAGAACAACAAGCATGGATGACGATATTGATGCTATTAAAGAAAGTATAAATAAAATTATTAATGCTTTGGAAAATTTTAAGGATGTTAAAGTGGGATTTACCTTTTACGCCGATAAAAATACGGATGGTGGAAGATGGTTTAAAATGCATAAATTGGACAAAGATTTAAATGTTGCCAAACACATTATTAATACGACTTTTACCTATGGTGGTGGATTTGATCTTCCGGAAAGTGTAAATGATGCAATTGTGAAAACAATAGATGAAATGAACTGGACAACAGGAAGACGAAGAATGATATTGCTAATTGGCGATGCACCGAGTTTGGAACCTCCTCTTAGCACATATACTTTGTCGCAGGTAATAGGTAGAGCTGTAAACGCAGAAGTTACCATGAATTTTTATCCTGTTATAATCGGATTGCAACAAGATATAAATGGTATTTTTAAAAAAGAAGATCCTTTTTCTTTGGCAGATAATATTAACATTACTATAGCCCCAAATCCCGCAACAAATTACACCTTAATAAAAACGGACGTGATCGCAGATTATAAATTAGAAGTATTTAATATACATGGTGGATTAATATATTCGAAGGAATTCACAGATAATAACATCTCTATATTAACGGATGCATATAGTACCGGAGTGTATATTACAAGATTAATAAATACTACAACGAAAGAATCTGCCACACAAAAATTTGTAGTTAAACATTAA